The window ATACTTCCATCAAGACATTCTTAAGCAGAATTGGTGGTTTCTCAAACGAGGAGCTCACGCCGAAACTCTATGTTTACAGGAGCTATAAAGCCGCCGCCCACTTGTTCCGCGTTGCATCGGGGGTTGATTCGATGGTTATCGGCGAGCAACAGATTCTCGGCCAGGTAAAAACTGCATATGCTACTGCTTCTAAGCATGGTGCAAGCGGGCCAGTGTTGAACACCCTTTTTCAGCAAGCGATTACAGTTGGCAAGAGGGCGAGGACAGAAACCGAAATTGCACGCGGAGCATTCTCCATTGGCTCGGTTGCAGTTCAGCTTGCACGCTCGATATTCGAAGAGCTTTCCGAACGAACGGTTCTAGTCATCGGTGCTGGCAAGATGGCTGAACTGACTATTACCCATCTTGTTTCATGCGGTGTTAAATCTGTTTTGGTGGCAAACCGCACCCATGAGAAGGCCGAACATCTTGCTTCAGAATTCAACGGCCAAGCTGTAAGGTTTGATAACCTTCTAACCGCCCTTATGAAAGCCGATATAATAATTACTTCCACCGGCGCGCCTGAGCCCATTATTTCTCGGAATCTAGTTCTCTCTGTAATGCGTGCAAGGCGCGGCCGCCCAATCTTCTTTATTGACATAGCCGTCCCAAGAGATATTGAGCAGACAGTCGGCTTGATTGATAATGTTTTTGCTTACAACATAGACGACCTCCAGAAAGTTGTTGAAGTTGGAGAGGTAGCCCGCCGAGCAGAGATTGCTAAGGTTGAGGCGTTGATTGCCGAACAAGTAGACGAATTCATGCGCTGGTTTCGCATGCGTGATGTAGTGCCGATTATTGCTGATCTTCAAAAGAAATATGAGGAAATCTGCGATGGGGAAATGAAAAAGCTTAGAAGAAAGCTTGAGCATCTTTCCGAAGACGAATGGAATGCAATTGTAGCAGCGGCGCGCTCAATCCTGCGCAAAGTTATGCACCAGCCATTAACTTTCATCAAACAATGTGCTGAGTCTGAAGATTCCTCAGATAGGCTCAGTTTTTTGCGAGAGCTGTTTGGCATTCAGGTAGATGAGTTGAAAGCTGACGAAAAGATTGACGGGAGTTAGGATATGCCTGACAATAGCTTGTTAATCAAATTGGCAGCGGTTCTTTTTGGCTTGGCGGGCGTATTTTATATTTGGCGGGTTTTTGTGTGCGAAACAATTGGTAGACTTGCATCCTCAATTCCCATCATCGGTTCTATTATCCTTTGCTTCGGGGTGGTCGGTCGCAGTATTGAGATGCAGCAAGTGCCGTTTACCAATTTGTCGGGAGCGCTAGCGTTCATGGCCCTGGCCCTAGCTGCAATATATCTTCTTATGGAGCAGCGGCGGCGGATTGGGGCGCTTGGAACCTTTGTATTTGGAATGGCAACAATTGTACTTCTGATTAGTATTTTTATGCCCCAGCAGATAAATTTGATCCCGTTACCGGCGCCAGCAAACCTTTGGGGCATGATACACTTTGGGGCGAGCTTGCTGGCTTGCGTTGCTTTCACTCTCGCTTTTTTCGCTTCAATTACATACATGCTTCAGGAGTACATGCTCAAGAGAAAGCAAATCACTCGGTTACAGAGGCATTTGCCGTCCCTGGATATGATGGACGATTTAGCATACCGAATGGTGACGCTTGGGTTCTTACTGCTCACAG is drawn from Armatimonadota bacterium and contains these coding sequences:
- the hemA gene encoding glutamyl-tRNA reductase; amino-acid sequence: MHLMVVGLSHKTAPIELREKLFFSEQQLPTILANLKDSTAISECAILSTCNRTEVYICASDPGADTSIKTFLSRIGGFSNEELTPKLYVYRSYKAAAHLFRVASGVDSMVIGEQQILGQVKTAYATASKHGASGPVLNTLFQQAITVGKRARTETEIARGAFSIGSVAVQLARSIFEELSERTVLVIGAGKMAELTITHLVSCGVKSVLVANRTHEKAEHLASEFNGQAVRFDNLLTALMKADIIITSTGAPEPIISRNLVLSVMRARRGRPIFFIDIAVPRDIEQTVGLIDNVFAYNIDDLQKVVEVGEVARRAEIAKVEALIAEQVDEFMRWFRMRDVVPIIADLQKKYEEICDGEMKKLRRKLEHLSEDEWNAIVAAARSILRKVMHQPLTFIKQCAESEDSSDRLSFLRELFGIQVDELKADEKIDGS
- the ccsA gene encoding cytochrome c biogenesis protein CcsA produces the protein MPDNSLLIKLAAVLFGLAGVFYIWRVFVCETIGRLASSIPIIGSIILCFGVVGRSIEMQQVPFTNLSGALAFMALALAAIYLLMEQRRRIGALGTFVFGMATIVLLISIFMPQQINLIPLPAPANLWGMIHFGASLLACVAFTLAFFASITYMLQEYMLKRKQITRLQRHLPSLDMMDDLAYRMVTLGFLLLTVGIIAGVLWVQSTLREILISKGIWFLITWLVYAAYLHVRVVRGWQGKWSNRLLVLGFACIFAGFVSIFVAYLGADSTYFNLHRFER